One Streptomyces sp. NBC_01237 genomic region harbors:
- a CDS encoding NADP-dependent oxidoreductase → MEAILYEEFGGPEVLHLAQVDEVRPGPGQVRVRVRAAGVNPIDYKIRHGWMEPVFPTPLPATPGSEFAGVVEETGEGVTAFAPGDEVLGWSATGAYATHALADVGSLAAKPEGLAWEEAAALPIATETASRVLDELAVAEGDTLLLHGAAGAVGSAAVQLATARGATVIGTASPANHDYLRVLGAVPVAYGDGLVERVRELAPQGVDAVFDASGRGALPDSIELRGGTTDRIVTIADADAQKLGITFSAGGNGPSPTRLTRNARLAALGELRVPVARTFPLADARTAHELSEAGHVRGKLILLP, encoded by the coding sequence ATGGAAGCGATCCTTTACGAAGAGTTCGGCGGCCCCGAGGTCCTGCACCTGGCGCAGGTGGACGAGGTGCGCCCCGGACCCGGCCAGGTACGGGTCAGGGTCCGGGCTGCCGGGGTCAACCCGATCGACTACAAGATCCGGCACGGCTGGATGGAGCCGGTCTTCCCCACGCCGCTGCCCGCGACGCCGGGCAGCGAGTTCGCCGGGGTAGTCGAGGAGACCGGTGAGGGCGTCACCGCGTTCGCGCCCGGCGACGAGGTCCTCGGCTGGAGTGCCACCGGCGCCTACGCCACCCACGCCCTGGCGGACGTCGGCTCCCTCGCCGCCAAACCGGAGGGCCTGGCCTGGGAGGAGGCCGCCGCGCTGCCCATCGCGACCGAGACCGCGTCCCGCGTACTGGACGAACTGGCGGTGGCCGAGGGCGACACCCTCCTGCTGCACGGCGCGGCCGGAGCGGTCGGCTCCGCCGCGGTCCAGCTGGCGACGGCCCGCGGCGCCACGGTCATCGGCACCGCGTCCCCGGCCAACCACGACTACCTGCGGGTCCTGGGCGCGGTCCCGGTGGCGTACGGGGACGGCCTGGTCGAACGGGTCCGCGAGCTGGCACCCCAGGGCGTGGACGCGGTGTTCGACGCCTCGGGCCGCGGCGCGCTGCCCGACTCCATCGAACTGCGCGGCGGCACGACGGACCGGATCGTCACCATCGCGGACGCCGACGCGCAGAAGCTGGGCATCACGTTCTCCGCGGGCGGCAACGGCCCCTCCCCGACCCGCCTGACCCGCAACGCCCGCCTCGCGGCCCTGGGCGAACTCCGTGTGCCGGTGGCCCGGACATTCCCCCTGGCCGACGCGAGAACAGCCCACGAACTGAGCGAAGCGGGCCACGTCCGAGGAAAACTGATCCTCCTCCCCTGA
- a CDS encoding ATP-binding protein: MLEPLRQGLPPTDPSAVAGSASCMLPACYEAVSGARKFTRTTLSQWELTDRFDDVALVVSELVTNALRHALPADTPRDPQEPPVRLHLMRWTSRLVCAVRDPSQASPVAGEAADSAESGRGLFLVESFSDSWGWHPAPAPMGESPSGALYGKVVWALFRLADNELTDNAKPQEPAVSYAE; the protein is encoded by the coding sequence ATGCTCGAGCCGTTACGGCAGGGGCTTCCCCCCACCGACCCCTCGGCGGTCGCCGGATCGGCATCCTGCATGCTGCCCGCCTGCTACGAGGCGGTGAGCGGGGCACGGAAGTTCACCAGAACGACGCTCAGCCAGTGGGAACTGACCGACCGTTTCGACGATGTCGCACTCGTCGTGTCCGAACTCGTCACCAACGCGCTGCGCCACGCGCTGCCCGCCGACACCCCCCGGGACCCCCAGGAACCGCCGGTGCGGCTGCATTTGATGCGCTGGACCTCGCGTCTGGTGTGCGCCGTACGGGACCCCAGTCAGGCGAGCCCGGTGGCGGGCGAGGCGGCGGACTCCGCCGAGTCGGGCCGTGGCCTGTTCCTGGTGGAGTCCTTCAGCGACAGCTGGGGCTGGCACCCCGCCCCCGCACCGATGGGCGAGAGCCCGTCCGGCGCGCTGTACGGCAAGGTGGTCTGGGCGCTCTTCCGGCTCGCGGACAACGAGCTGACGGACAACGCGAAGCCGCAGGAACCCGCGGTCAGTTACGCGGAGTAG
- a CDS encoding SigE family RNA polymerase sigma factor: MRKSRTEDFREFAAGRASHLYRSACLLTSGDVHLAEDLVQETLGRMYLLWGRVHRIDNPAAYAQTVLVRTFLTHRRRRSAAERPQAELPDTGAAAGDDPALRMTLLRALSQLAPKDRAVVVLRYWEDRSIEETAEALQVSSAAVRTRCVRALARLRELLGGSITEFASR; the protein is encoded by the coding sequence ATGAGGAAGTCGCGTACGGAGGACTTCAGGGAGTTCGCGGCCGGACGCGCGAGCCATCTGTACCGTTCGGCCTGCCTGCTGACCAGCGGCGACGTTCATCTGGCCGAGGATCTGGTGCAGGAGACGCTGGGGCGGATGTATCTGCTCTGGGGCCGTGTCCACCGCATAGACAACCCGGCGGCGTACGCGCAGACCGTGCTCGTACGGACGTTCCTGACCCACCGCCGGCGCCGGTCGGCGGCCGAGCGTCCGCAGGCCGAGCTGCCCGACACCGGGGCGGCGGCGGGTGATGACCCGGCGCTGCGGATGACGCTGCTGCGGGCCCTGTCACAACTGGCGCCCAAGGACCGTGCGGTGGTGGTGCTGAGGTACTGGGAGGACCGGAGCATCGAGGAGACCGCCGAGGCCCTCCAGGTCAGCTCCGCCGCGGTACGGACCCGCTGTGTACGGGCGCTCGCCAGACTGCGCGAGCTGCTGGGCGGCAGCATCACGGAGTTCGCGTCCCGCTGA
- a CDS encoding DUF2786 domain-containing protein has translation MDPVIDHAFAAALYSDGDPALDTGASLLAAAPTADDALHHRGEEFVRRAWDRGWHPADLVRFVRRELDEGRAALAATLITAETARYAALPPRWGAQLADLPAPVPRNRPDRFSYAAGLLELYRVLLRLPSIEPVGPPPGTVTDHLHLPPAHDEPRILTRIRALLAKAEATGFPEEAEALTTKAQELMARHSIDEALLAARNHSTQAPGACRIGVDAPYETAKAILLDAVASANRCRAVWNSDLGFSTVVGFEPDLEAVELLFTSLLVQGTAAMTAAEAGQRAGGRKRTKTFRQSFLMAYAQRLGSRLAADTERVTAAADAGPADGDGTAPGAPGGLLPVLAARDVAVTDTAERMFPRTTTTRVRGATDMAGWTHGTAAADRARMGRREGEIAP, from the coding sequence ATGGACCCGGTGATCGACCACGCATTCGCGGCAGCCCTCTACTCCGACGGCGACCCCGCCCTCGACACCGGCGCCTCCCTCCTCGCCGCCGCCCCCACCGCCGACGACGCCCTGCACCACCGTGGCGAGGAGTTCGTCCGCCGCGCCTGGGACCGCGGCTGGCACCCCGCCGACCTCGTCCGCTTCGTCCGGCGCGAGCTCGACGAGGGCCGTGCCGCCCTCGCCGCCACCCTGATCACGGCCGAGACCGCCCGCTACGCCGCCCTCCCGCCCCGCTGGGGGGCCCAGCTCGCCGATCTCCCCGCCCCCGTACCGCGCAACCGCCCCGACCGGTTCTCGTACGCCGCCGGCCTGCTGGAGCTGTACCGCGTACTGCTGCGGCTGCCCTCGATCGAGCCCGTCGGACCGCCGCCCGGCACGGTCACCGACCACCTGCATCTGCCGCCCGCCCACGACGAGCCCCGCATACTCACCCGTATCCGGGCCCTGCTGGCGAAGGCGGAGGCGACCGGTTTCCCGGAGGAGGCCGAGGCGCTGACCACCAAGGCGCAGGAGCTGATGGCCCGGCACAGCATCGACGAGGCGCTGCTCGCCGCCCGGAACCACAGCACACAGGCGCCCGGAGCCTGCCGGATCGGGGTCGATGCCCCGTACGAGACGGCGAAGGCGATCCTGCTCGACGCCGTGGCCTCCGCGAACCGCTGCCGGGCCGTGTGGAACAGCGACCTCGGCTTCTCCACGGTCGTCGGCTTCGAGCCCGACCTGGAGGCGGTGGAACTGCTCTTCACCTCGCTGCTGGTGCAGGGCACGGCCGCGATGACCGCGGCGGAGGCGGGCCAGCGCGCCGGCGGCCGTAAGCGGACCAAGACCTTCCGGCAGTCCTTCCTGATGGCGTACGCGCAGCGCCTCGGCAGCCGCCTCGCCGCCGACACCGAACGGGTCACCGCGGCGGCGGACGCCGGCCCCGCGGACGGCGACGGCACCGCGCCGGGCGCCCCCGGCGGCCTGCTGCCCGTCCTGGCCGCCCGGGACGTCGCGGTCACCGACACCGCGGAGCGGATGTTCCCGCGCACCACCACCACCCGGGTCCGGGGCGCCACGGACATGGCCGGGTGGACCCATGGCACGGCCGCCGCCGACCGCGCCCGGATGGGCAGACGCGAAGGCGAAATCGCCCCTTAA
- a CDS encoding FUSC family protein, with product MSWLRALKETARAGLTIERRRLEPLIALRGAAGLALVVGVSLSLFGPAIAASSAFGAFQAAIATFQRSWRPRPVLALVSGASLAVSTFLGYLTGSHTVVFMCLLAVWTFVAGMAWAAGPTGGIIAASNVAIMLVTVTLPTSVVDAAAHAGMIAVGGVVQAALIVLFPVRRWGAQRDALADALAAEADYARRLRDDPVAPFDPLPLMTARSAAAVTPREARRRPADLHGARGIAERLRPVLASLADPALGVPAEGLERVWVRELLGAAGSVLDAAARAVRSGDPVHLAPTDLGVLRTPDNEVILVGPARRAADRLDALLADVIEIAEGTGTREPTDRADHAGRHRQPDPRHRPDPAHEPDPAHEPDPDHPAAPVHPADLAPSATDGRTRPTLLRLIPVILKAMRRELHHGSPILRHAIRVSVVAAAGFLLGTALPFGHGYWAPMAAVMVMRPEFSQTYSRSVARFGGTLVGVGVATGIVQAAHPDATLSAILAVFCAWLMYLLMGTGYAVGQVCVSAYVVFLLGMAGDELSQTVTERVVLTLVGGLLAMISYALYPAWETPRLRNRLADWLISDGRYAATVIEQYADPTATSHEDVRAALLATREARVAWQEALATAQHEPVRHRGISRAAAADAQHALSQLGRSAMLLEAHLPAASSASVPGAAELADALRRATERGAKAVRERRVPDWQPVAEEVARWDVPATAADPAPDPVVRKGATLLLEALEEFSQALDYRGGSRRADIAPRAD from the coding sequence ATGAGTTGGCTCCGGGCGCTGAAGGAGACCGCCCGCGCGGGCCTGACGATCGAGCGGCGCAGGCTGGAACCCCTCATCGCCCTCCGCGGCGCGGCCGGTCTCGCCCTCGTCGTCGGAGTCAGCCTCTCGCTGTTCGGGCCGGCGATCGCCGCCAGCTCCGCGTTCGGCGCGTTCCAGGCGGCCATCGCCACCTTCCAGCGCAGCTGGCGCCCGCGCCCCGTGCTCGCCCTGGTGTCCGGCGCCAGCCTCGCCGTGTCGACGTTCCTGGGCTATCTCACCGGCTCCCACACCGTCGTGTTCATGTGTCTGCTCGCCGTCTGGACGTTCGTCGCCGGGATGGCCTGGGCCGCGGGCCCGACGGGCGGCATCATCGCCGCGTCCAACGTCGCGATCATGCTGGTGACGGTCACCCTGCCCACCTCGGTCGTGGACGCCGCCGCGCACGCCGGGATGATCGCGGTCGGCGGGGTGGTCCAGGCGGCGTTGATCGTGCTGTTCCCGGTACGCCGATGGGGCGCCCAGCGCGACGCGCTCGCCGACGCGCTGGCCGCCGAGGCCGACTACGCCCGCAGGCTGCGCGACGACCCGGTCGCCCCGTTCGACCCGCTGCCCCTGATGACCGCCCGCAGCGCCGCCGCCGTCACCCCCCGCGAGGCCCGCCGCCGCCCCGCCGACCTGCACGGCGCCCGGGGCATCGCCGAGCGGCTGCGCCCCGTGCTGGCCTCACTGGCCGACCCCGCGCTGGGGGTGCCCGCGGAAGGGCTGGAACGGGTCTGGGTGCGCGAGCTGCTGGGCGCCGCCGGTTCCGTACTCGACGCGGCCGCCCGCGCGGTACGGAGCGGGGACCCCGTCCACCTCGCCCCGACCGACCTGGGAGTCCTGAGGACCCCCGACAACGAGGTGATCCTCGTCGGACCGGCCCGCCGCGCGGCCGACCGGCTCGACGCGCTGCTCGCCGACGTCATCGAGATCGCCGAGGGCACCGGCACCCGCGAACCGACGGACCGGGCCGATCACGCCGGACGGCACCGGCAGCCCGACCCGCGTCACCGGCCCGACCCGGCCCACGAGCCCGACCCGGCCCACGAGCCCGACCCGGATCACCCGGCCGCCCCCGTCCACCCGGCCGACCTCGCCCCCTCGGCCACGGACGGCCGGACCCGTCCCACTCTCCTGCGGCTGATTCCGGTGATCCTCAAGGCGATGCGCCGGGAACTGCACCACGGCTCCCCGATCCTGCGGCACGCGATCCGGGTCTCCGTGGTGGCCGCCGCCGGATTCCTCCTCGGCACCGCGCTGCCGTTCGGCCACGGCTACTGGGCGCCGATGGCCGCCGTCATGGTGATGCGGCCGGAGTTCTCGCAGACGTACTCGCGCTCCGTGGCCCGCTTCGGCGGCACCCTCGTCGGTGTCGGGGTCGCCACCGGCATCGTGCAGGCCGCGCACCCGGACGCGACGCTCTCCGCGATCCTCGCGGTGTTCTGCGCCTGGCTGATGTACCTGCTGATGGGCACCGGTTACGCGGTCGGCCAGGTCTGTGTCTCCGCCTACGTCGTCTTCCTGCTCGGGATGGCGGGTGACGAGCTGTCCCAGACCGTCACCGAACGCGTGGTGCTGACCCTCGTGGGCGGACTGCTCGCGATGATCTCGTACGCCCTCTACCCGGCCTGGGAGACCCCGCGGCTGCGCAACCGGCTGGCCGACTGGCTGATCTCGGACGGGCGGTACGCGGCCACGGTCATCGAGCAGTACGCCGATCCCACGGCCACGAGCCACGAGGACGTGCGGGCCGCCCTGCTCGCCACCCGGGAGGCGCGGGTCGCCTGGCAGGAGGCGCTGGCGACCGCCCAGCACGAACCCGTACGCCACCGGGGCATCTCCCGGGCGGCCGCCGCCGACGCCCAGCACGCGCTCTCCCAGCTCGGCCGGTCCGCCATGCTGCTGGAGGCCCATCTCCCGGCGGCCTCGTCCGCTTCCGTGCCCGGCGCGGCCGAACTGGCCGACGCACTGCGCCGGGCGACGGAGAGGGGCGCGAAGGCGGTACGGGAGAGAAGGGTCCCGGACTGGCAGCCGGTCGCCGAGGAGGTGGCGCGCTGGGACGTACCGGCCACCGCGGCCGACCCCGCCCCCGACCCCGTCGTGCGCAAGGGCGCGACGCTGCTCCTCGAAGCACTGGAGGAGTTCTCGCAGGCGTTGGACTACCGGGGCGGCAGCAGACGCGCGGACATCGCCCCGCGCGCCGACTGA
- a CDS encoding PadR family transcriptional regulator gives MSAIRLLVLGAVRQHGRAHGYQVRNDLEYWGAHEWSNAKPGSIYHALKQMAKQGLLLAHETAPSTAGGPPRTEYEITDEGVREYRSLLRAAITSYDQKMDVLSAAVGFIVDLERGEAVALLQERIAAIEAWRASVTEYYTPAEGPESLGHIGELMNLWVHSADAGAEWTRGLIERIEGGAYTFSGEGEPFVGVLAEGEENPYATGAPDPGDDH, from the coding sequence ATGTCCGCGATCCGGCTGCTCGTCCTCGGCGCCGTACGGCAGCACGGTCGCGCGCACGGCTACCAGGTCCGCAACGACCTGGAGTACTGGGGCGCGCACGAGTGGTCCAACGCCAAGCCGGGGTCGATCTATCACGCCCTGAAGCAGATGGCGAAGCAAGGGCTGCTGCTCGCGCACGAGACCGCTCCGTCCACGGCGGGCGGCCCGCCCCGCACGGAGTACGAGATCACCGACGAGGGCGTCCGGGAGTACCGCTCCCTGCTGCGCGCGGCCATCACCTCGTACGACCAGAAGATGGACGTGCTCTCGGCGGCCGTCGGCTTCATCGTCGACCTGGAGCGGGGCGAGGCGGTCGCGTTGCTCCAGGAGCGGATCGCGGCCATCGAGGCGTGGCGCGCCTCGGTCACGGAGTACTACACCCCCGCGGAAGGCCCCGAGTCGCTCGGGCACATCGGCGAGCTCATGAACCTGTGGGTGCACTCGGCGGACGCGGGGGCGGAGTGGACCCGGGGGCTGATCGAGCGGATCGAGGGCGGGGCGTACACCTTCTCGGGTGAGGGTGAACCGTTCGTCGGGGTCCTCGCGGAGGGCGAGGAGAACCCGTACGCGACAGGGGCCCCCGATCCGGGGGACGACCACTAA
- a CDS encoding DUF397 domain-containing protein: MHHVYNGMAATELRGVVWQKSRHSNSQGSCVEFAKLPGGNVAMRNSRHPDGPALVYTPAEIEALLLGVKDGEFDHLASGG; the protein is encoded by the coding sequence GTGCACCACGTGTACAACGGCATGGCGGCCACAGAGCTTCGCGGAGTCGTCTGGCAGAAGAGCAGACACAGCAACTCCCAGGGGTCCTGCGTGGAGTTCGCGAAACTGCCCGGAGGGAATGTGGCGATGCGGAACTCGCGCCACCCCGACGGGCCCGCCCTGGTCTATACGCCGGCCGAGATCGAGGCGCTGCTGCTGGGCGTCAAGGACGGGGAGTTCGACCATCTGGCGTCCGGCGGCTGA
- a CDS encoding bifunctional 3'-5' exonuclease/DNA polymerase, with amino-acid sequence MTERWALATAEGGGALLVPLERDGTPAGPVLAEPDLVEAVRSRPDVARWVWRSTGEIYPRLLAAGVRVERCYDIECAELLLLGHEGRLGEPRSAAAAWARLSRLPVPPDPPPRSAEPGSQSSLFEPPSGTGVPFEGLLAVYADQVRRHDAGAHPERMRLLTASESAGMLVAAEMHRAGLPWRADVHRDVLNDLLGERYAGGGEPRRLAELVDEVSAAFGRRVRPDLPADVVKAFARAGIKVKSTRRWELAELDHPAVEPLIAYKKLYRIWTAHGWSWLQDWVREGRFRPEYQPGGTVSGRWTTNGGGALQIPKVIRQAVVADDGWRLVVADADQMEPRVLAAISRDPGLMEVAGHDGDLYKALSDRAFHGDREHAKLALLGAIYGQTSGDGLKNLAALRRRFPRAVAYVDDAAKAGEEGRLVRTWLGRTSPPAVRADDDADGEAGIPQEEGEGADGERPGQRDGEFIPGYASSNSRARGRFTRNFVVQGSAADWALLLLAALRRTLSTAGLRAELVFFQHDEVIVHCPAEEADTVVEAIRAAGELAGRTAFGTTPVRFPFTTAVVERYSDAK; translated from the coding sequence ATGACCGAACGTTGGGCTCTGGCCACGGCAGAGGGCGGCGGTGCGCTTCTCGTGCCGCTGGAGCGGGACGGCACGCCCGCCGGCCCCGTCCTCGCCGAGCCCGACCTCGTCGAGGCGGTCCGGTCGCGGCCCGATGTGGCGCGCTGGGTGTGGCGGTCGACCGGCGAGATCTATCCCCGGCTGCTCGCCGCCGGGGTGCGGGTCGAGCGGTGTTACGACATCGAGTGCGCCGAGCTGCTGCTGCTCGGGCACGAGGGGCGACTGGGCGAGCCCCGGTCCGCGGCCGCCGCCTGGGCCCGTCTGAGCCGTCTTCCGGTACCTCCCGACCCACCGCCCCGCTCCGCCGAACCGGGCTCGCAGTCCTCGCTCTTCGAGCCGCCCTCGGGGACCGGTGTGCCCTTCGAAGGGCTCCTCGCGGTCTACGCCGATCAGGTGCGGCGCCATGACGCGGGCGCCCACCCGGAGCGGATGCGGCTGCTGACCGCCTCCGAGTCGGCCGGGATGCTCGTGGCCGCCGAGATGCACCGGGCGGGCCTCCCCTGGCGGGCCGATGTGCACCGGGACGTGCTCAACGACCTGCTGGGCGAGCGGTACGCGGGCGGCGGCGAGCCCCGCAGACTGGCCGAGCTGGTGGACGAGGTGTCGGCGGCGTTCGGCAGGAGGGTGCGTCCCGATCTGCCCGCCGATGTCGTGAAGGCGTTCGCCCGGGCCGGGATCAAGGTGAAGTCGACCCGGCGCTGGGAGCTCGCGGAGCTGGACCATCCGGCGGTGGAGCCGCTCATCGCGTACAAGAAGCTGTACCGGATCTGGACGGCGCACGGCTGGAGCTGGCTCCAGGACTGGGTGCGCGAGGGCCGTTTCCGTCCGGAGTACCAGCCCGGCGGCACGGTCAGCGGGCGCTGGACGACCAATGGCGGCGGAGCGCTGCAGATCCCCAAGGTGATCCGGCAGGCCGTCGTCGCCGACGACGGGTGGCGCCTCGTCGTCGCCGACGCCGATCAGATGGAGCCGCGGGTGCTGGCCGCGATCTCCCGCGATCCGGGTCTGATGGAGGTGGCCGGTCATGACGGCGATCTCTACAAGGCCCTGTCCGACCGGGCGTTCCACGGCGACCGGGAGCACGCCAAGCTCGCCCTGCTCGGTGCGATCTACGGCCAGACGTCCGGTGACGGCCTGAAGAATCTGGCGGCCCTGCGGCGGCGCTTCCCGCGCGCCGTCGCCTATGTCGACGACGCGGCGAAGGCCGGTGAGGAGGGACGTCTCGTACGGACGTGGCTCGGCCGCACCAGCCCGCCCGCCGTCCGGGCGGACGACGACGCGGACGGCGAGGCCGGGATTCCCCAGGAGGAGGGCGAAGGGGCCGACGGGGAACGTCCGGGGCAACGCGACGGCGAGTTCATCCCCGGGTACGCCTCCTCCAACTCCCGTGCCCGCGGGCGCTTCACCCGTAACTTCGTGGTGCAGGGCAGCGCCGCCGACTGGGCCCTGCTGCTCCTGGCCGCCCTGCGGCGGACGCTGTCCACGGCCGGTCTCCGGGCGGAGCTGGTGTTCTTCCAGCACGACGAGGTGATCGTGCACTGTCCGGCCGAGGAGGCCGATACGGTCGTCGAGGCGATCCGCGCGGCCGGGGAACTGGCCGGGCGGACCGCCTTCGGGACGACACCGGTCCGGTTCCCGTTCACCACAGCGGTCGTGGAGCGGTATTCCGACGCCAAGTGA
- a CDS encoding aldehyde dehydrogenase family protein — MSYFHALAHQYIDGEWLTGSGSWDIIDFNPYNGEKLGSITVATALEVDRAYRAAERAQQQWAATNPYERRAVLERALRITEERTEEIVEAIIDELGGTRIRAEYEVRSGREFLSEAIRQALRPTGRLLPSVTDGKENRLYRLPIGVIGVISAFNFPFLVTMKSVAPALALGNAVVVKPHQNAPIVGGALIARIFEDAGLPAGLLNVVVTDSAEIGDAFITHPVPKVISFTGSDRTGRHVAATAAGLFKRTILELSGNSALVVLEDADVEYAVQAAVFSRFLYQGQVSMAANRILVDRRVAAEFTGRFTAEVAALKAGDPRDPETRIGPVINTFQADALAAMVEEAVAGGATALVRGRIRGNVVEPTVLTGLADDSPLLAQEIFGPVALLMTFDGEEEAVRLVNSSPYGLSGAVHTADAERGVRFAQRIVSGMFHVNDSTVQDDPLVAFGGEKMSGTGRLNGEAVVEAFTTQKWMSIQHGRTVFPL; from the coding sequence ATGTCCTACTTCCACGCCTTGGCCCACCAGTACATCGACGGCGAGTGGCTGACCGGAAGCGGCTCGTGGGACATCATCGATTTCAATCCCTACAACGGTGAGAAACTCGGTTCCATCACCGTCGCCACGGCGCTGGAGGTCGACCGGGCCTACCGCGCCGCCGAACGCGCCCAGCAGCAGTGGGCCGCCACCAATCCGTACGAGCGCCGAGCCGTCCTCGAACGCGCGCTGCGCATCACCGAGGAACGCACCGAGGAAATCGTCGAGGCGATCATCGACGAACTGGGCGGCACCCGGATCAGGGCGGAGTACGAGGTCCGCAGCGGCCGGGAATTCCTGAGCGAGGCGATCCGGCAGGCCCTGCGTCCCACCGGGCGGCTGCTGCCGTCGGTGACGGACGGCAAGGAGAACCGCCTCTACCGGCTGCCCATCGGGGTCATCGGTGTGATCAGCGCCTTCAACTTCCCTTTCCTGGTGACCATGAAGTCGGTCGCACCCGCGCTGGCGCTCGGCAACGCGGTCGTCGTGAAACCCCATCAGAACGCCCCGATCGTCGGCGGAGCGCTGATCGCCCGGATCTTCGAGGACGCCGGACTGCCGGCCGGGCTGCTCAATGTCGTGGTCACCGACAGCGCCGAGATAGGCGACGCGTTCATCACGCACCCCGTGCCCAAGGTGATCTCCTTCACCGGCTCCGACCGGACGGGCCGGCATGTGGCCGCCACCGCCGCCGGGCTCTTCAAGCGGACCATCCTGGAACTGAGCGGCAACAGCGCGCTGGTGGTGCTGGAGGACGCGGATGTGGAGTACGCCGTCCAGGCGGCCGTGTTCAGCCGCTTCCTGTACCAGGGGCAGGTCAGCATGGCCGCCAACCGCATCCTGGTGGACCGCCGGGTGGCAGCGGAGTTCACCGGGCGGTTCACCGCCGAGGTGGCGGCGCTCAAGGCCGGTGACCCGCGCGACCCGGAGACCCGGATCGGCCCGGTCATCAACACCTTCCAGGCCGACGCGCTGGCCGCGATGGTCGAGGAGGCGGTCGCGGGCGGGGCGACCGCGCTCGTACGGGGCCGTATCCGCGGCAATGTCGTGGAGCCGACCGTGCTGACCGGCCTCGCGGACGACTCGCCGCTGCTGGCGCAGGAGATCTTCGGCCCGGTGGCGCTGCTGATGACGTTCGACGGCGAGGAGGAGGCCGTACGGCTGGTCAACAGCAGCCCGTACGGACTGAGCGGCGCCGTGCACACCGCCGACGCCGAACGCGGGGTGCGGTTCGCGCAGCGCATCGTCAGCGGGATGTTCCACGTCAACGACTCCACCGTGCAGGACGACCCGCTGGTCGCCTTCGGCGGCGAGAAGATGTCCGGGACCGGGCGGCTGAACGGCGAGGCGGTGGTGGAGGCGTTCACCACGCAGAAGTGGATGTCGATCCAGCACGGGCGGACGGTCTTCCCGCTCTGA
- a CDS encoding helix-turn-helix domain-containing protein — protein MGRVGPVSAGESSGSVVRRILLGSQLRRLRESRGITREAAGYSIRASESKISRMELGRVSFKARDVEDLLTLYGVADEAERDSLLGLAREANVAGWWHSYGDVLPGWFQTYVGLEGAASLIRIYEVQFVHGLLQTEAYAHAVVSRGMRGAPAAEVDRRVALRLERQKALVSERAPRFHAVLDEAALRRPYGEREVMRAQLRHLIEMSEQPNITLQVMPFSFGGHAGESGSFTMLRFPESDLSDIVYLEQLTSALYVDKPEEVAQYEKAMVRLHDDSPGPEESRDLLRGLLQLT, from the coding sequence ATGGGGAGGGTCGGACCAGTGTCGGCAGGCGAGTCGAGTGGATCTGTGGTGCGGCGCATCCTGCTGGGCTCTCAGCTCAGACGCCTGCGTGAGTCGCGCGGCATCACCCGTGAGGCGGCCGGCTACTCCATCCGGGCCTCCGAATCGAAGATCAGCCGCATGGAGTTGGGACGGGTGAGCTTCAAGGCCAGGGACGTCGAGGACCTGCTCACGCTCTACGGTGTCGCGGACGAGGCGGAGCGTGACTCCCTTCTCGGTCTGGCCCGGGAGGCCAACGTGGCGGGGTGGTGGCACAGTTACGGAGACGTGCTGCCCGGCTGGTTCCAGACATATGTCGGTCTGGAGGGGGCGGCCTCGCTCATCCGTATCTATGAGGTCCAGTTCGTCCACGGTCTGCTGCAGACCGAGGCCTATGCCCATGCGGTCGTCTCCCGGGGCATGCGCGGCGCACCCGCCGCCGAGGTCGACCGGCGGGTCGCGCTGCGGCTGGAGCGCCAGAAAGCCCTCGTCTCCGAGCGCGCGCCGCGTTTCCACGCGGTGCTCGACGAGGCGGCGCTGCGCCGTCCGTACGGCGAACGCGAGGTGATGCGCGCACAATTGCGGCATCTGATCGAAATGTCGGAGCAGCCGAACATCACTCTTCAAGTGATGCCCTTCAGTTTTGGCGGGCATGCGGGCGAGAGCGGTTCCTTTACGATGCTGCGTTTTCCGGAATCCGATCTGTCGGACATTGTCTATTTGGAGCAGCTGACGAGCGCGCTCTATGTGGACAAGCCGGAGGAGGTCGCACAGTACGAAAAGGCCATGGTGCGGCTGCACGACGACAGTCCGGGACCGGAAGAGAGCCGGGATCTCCTTCGTGGACTCCTCCAACTGACATGA